One window from the genome of Candidatus Chlorohelix allophototropha encodes:
- a CDS encoding glycosyltransferase family 4 protein codes for MRVAINGQFWNQEFTGSGQYTRHLWNELLELNTALEDSYYLLGDGVSFKGVATDQQFQIQPLAPLRRAGGNVQKVWWEQIGLPTLVERNSTLKQTLDVVHYPYFAAPLLGLKKNAALAVTIHDLIPLALPIYSSGRAASLYFRLVSAAARRADLIFADSEYSKQDILKFLKVPPSKVAVVYLGVEARYQAGRVAEQERQALLKRYGLNGNERIIFYLGGFDVRKNLPMLVNAFARALPRLKELEQQDDGGRWTLVLGGKRHSSNPIMYPDLQTPIRKALGEGEDAKRVHFTGLIDEADKPLFYCEADMYVFPSRYEGFGLDPLEALASGAPVICSNATSLPEVVGQAALLVAPEDEKGWTNAIVKVASDPSARRELSELGPIQAQKFTWRKTAERTLELYHMLECIRTRGN; via the coding sequence ATGCGGGTTGCAATAAACGGGCAGTTCTGGAATCAGGAATTTACCGGAAGCGGGCAATATACTCGTCACCTTTGGAACGAACTTTTAGAACTCAATACCGCGCTTGAAGATTCGTATTACCTGCTTGGCGATGGCGTATCCTTTAAGGGGGTTGCCACCGACCAACAATTCCAGATACAACCGCTCGCTCCGCTACGACGCGCTGGGGGTAATGTTCAAAAGGTTTGGTGGGAGCAAATAGGCTTACCCACCCTAGTAGAGCGTAATTCTACCCTCAAACAAACGCTCGATGTGGTGCATTACCCCTATTTTGCTGCTCCACTGCTCGGTTTGAAAAAAAATGCTGCCTTAGCCGTAACCATCCATGATTTAATTCCTCTTGCCCTACCGATTTACAGTTCCGGTCGCGCTGCCTCGTTATATTTTCGTCTTGTAAGCGCGGCAGCCCGACGTGCCGACCTCATCTTTGCAGACTCCGAGTACAGCAAACAAGATATTCTGAAATTCCTTAAAGTGCCTCCCTCTAAAGTTGCAGTTGTCTATCTGGGGGTAGAAGCGCGTTATCAAGCGGGGCGTGTGGCTGAGCAAGAGCGGCAAGCCCTCTTAAAACGCTACGGTTTGAACGGGAATGAGCGCATTATTTTTTATCTGGGCGGCTTTGATGTACGAAAGAATTTACCCATGTTGGTAAACGCTTTTGCCCGCGCCCTCCCCCGTTTAAAAGAACTGGAACAACAGGACGACGGCGGACGTTGGACGTTGGTATTGGGCGGCAAGCGGCATAGTAGCAATCCGATTATGTATCCAGACTTGCAAACGCCTATCCGCAAAGCTTTGGGTGAGGGCGAGGATGCCAAGCGCGTCCATTTTACCGGGCTTATAGACGAAGCCGATAAACCTTTGTTCTATTGCGAGGCAGATATGTATGTCTTTCCTTCCCGCTACGAAGGGTTTGGACTCGATCCGTTAGAAGCCTTAGCCAGTGGCGCGCCGGTTATCTGCTCAAATGCCACTTCACTACCGGAGGTAGTGGGGCAAGCGGCATTGCTTGTTGCGCCCGAAGATGAAAAAGGCTGGACAAATGCTATCGTAAAAGTGGCTTCCGACCCAAGCGCACGCCGGGAATTGTCAGAACTAGGTCCGATTCAGGCACAAAAATTTACGTGGCGCAAAACCGCCGAACGTACCCTCGAACTTTACCACATGCTGGAATGTATCAGAACCAGAGGTAATTAA
- a CDS encoding alpha/beta fold hydrolase, which translates to MSQTLKETSLNQEIKELLGQIYPVEDVYCRVGALQVHYQVSGALDKPPLILIHGIGGKLNWWHENMPLFSKFYRTYALDLPGFGRSKRLPGRFTINRGADFVKSWLDLVGLKKVHLVAHSMGGQIAARLAANHPEMLDKLVLVAPNGIPLSFKAWASYVSKVPKVKVPLNQTISIAVGTMRTDMLALGQSIYAIFNDPEVEETLRKVVTPTLVVWGTADSVLPPQLGQRTLALLPNARLALIENGTHSLMFDQSYVFNREVLTFLRAEH; encoded by the coding sequence ATGTCCCAGACGCTTAAAGAAACGTCTTTAAATCAAGAAATAAAGGAATTGCTAGGGCAGATTTACCCGGTAGAAGATGTTTATTGCCGAGTAGGTGCGCTACAAGTACATTATCAGGTCAGTGGCGCGCTGGATAAGCCACCGCTGATTTTGATACATGGTATTGGTGGCAAGCTGAACTGGTGGCATGAGAACATGCCCTTGTTCAGCAAGTTCTATCGTACTTATGCGTTGGATTTGCCCGGCTTTGGCAGGAGTAAAAGGCTGCCCGGTAGGTTTACGATTAATCGGGGCGCGGATTTTGTAAAAAGCTGGCTGGATTTAGTCGGATTAAAAAAGGTTCATTTGGTAGCGCATAGCATGGGAGGGCAAATAGCCGCAAGGTTAGCGGCGAATCACCCTGAAATGCTGGATAAATTGGTGTTGGTTGCGCCCAATGGCATTCCGCTCTCTTTTAAGGCTTGGGCGAGTTATGTCAGCAAAGTCCCAAAAGTGAAAGTGCCGCTGAACCAGACTATCTCAATTGCGGTTGGCACAATGCGCACCGATATGCTGGCGCTTGGGCAAAGTATTTATGCAATTTTCAATGACCCGGAAGTGGAAGAAACCCTGCGTAAAGTGGTTACGCCTACGCTGGTGGTATGGGGTACTGCCGATTCGGTATTGCCTCCACAGTTAGGGCAGCGCACCTTAGCTTTATTGCCGAATGCCCGTTTGGCTTTGATCGAAAACGGCACTCACAGCTTGATGTTTGACCAATCTTATGTTTTCAATAGAGAAGTTCTGACGTTTTTAAGAGCTGAACATTAG
- a CDS encoding secondary thiamine-phosphate synthase enzyme YjbQ, with amino-acid sequence MKSLTKYLTVNTRNEHEYINITREVADAIRESGIKEGLAYVGSMHITSSVYINDAEDGLIHDIEQWLEKLAPARSDYLHHRTGETNGDAHLKNLLLHSSVTCPVTNGKLDFGPWQQIYYAEFDGRRQKRIIIKIIGE; translated from the coding sequence TTGAAAAGTCTTACAAAGTATCTGACCGTCAATACCCGTAACGAGCATGAGTATATCAATATTACCCGTGAGGTTGCGGATGCAATTCGGGAAAGCGGTATTAAGGAAGGGCTGGCATATGTCGGCAGTATGCATATCACCAGTTCAGTTTACATAAATGATGCAGAAGATGGTTTAATCCACGATATTGAACAGTGGTTGGAGAAGCTTGCGCCCGCTCGCTCAGACTATCTGCATCATCGCACCGGAGAAACCAACGGCGATGCCCATCTTAAAAACCTGTTGCTACATTCTTCGGTAACGTGTCCGGTTACCAATGGCAAACTCGATTTCGGACCGTGGCAGCAGATATATTATGCCGAATTTGATGGTCGCCGCCAGAAACGAATCATAATAAAAATAATTGGGGAGTAG
- a CDS encoding IS110 family transposase yields the protein MRLAIRDKLTHALNGWVSRKFNSALCSSPFSWTKVQKMITPPCETPKQASIGRLFAVGIDVGCEKCSISVLRPDKTVVIKPLEFTNDAQGYAFVLTKLESLGVIPAQITIGLEATGRYWENLYHYLARLGYNLILLHPVQTHQFAQRRGLRAKTDALDAGTIARVVLSDEARPAYVPGDLVATYRELVRLHSNLADEIGRYRNEIHALLFVIFPEYTQVFADPCRPTALSLYPSRQAIAEVPIGILSAKLIELSNGHYGLKTAERLLTLSKKSASSGLASNARAHGLVILCDQLLHTQANLEILESEIAQLLQKDEAAKKLAEIPEFGPKTIAGLRAELGEVGRFTNCNQVVAYAGLDLTVKESGKWKGKVKLSKRGSGRLRRLLYMVALVSLRLKVSAFGDYYRELRKRGMNGRSALMAVMRKMLITAYSLLKNDSTFDPKKVWIGAKFVAKELPLVAQVA from the coding sequence ATGCGACTGGCTATCCGCGATAAGCTTACGCACGCGCTGAATGGTTGGGTGTCCCGTAAGTTCAATAGTGCATTGTGTAGCAGCCCTTTTAGCTGGACTAAGGTGCAAAAAATGATTACTCCTCCATGTGAAACCCCAAAGCAAGCCTCAATAGGTCGGCTGTTTGCCGTGGGTATTGATGTAGGTTGTGAGAAGTGTAGTATAAGTGTACTTCGCCCTGACAAAACAGTAGTCATCAAGCCTCTCGAATTTACTAATGACGCGCAAGGTTATGCTTTTGTGCTGACTAAGCTCGAAAGTTTAGGGGTAATACCAGCTCAAATCACCATCGGCTTGGAAGCGACTGGACGTTACTGGGAAAACTTGTATCACTATCTAGCCAGATTGGGTTATAATTTAATTCTTTTACATCCGGTCCAAACCCATCAGTTCGCACAACGTCGTGGTTTACGGGCTAAAACTGATGCCTTGGATGCTGGAACGATTGCCAGGGTAGTCCTAAGCGATGAGGCTCGACCAGCTTATGTGCCAGGTGATTTGGTGGCGACCTATCGCGAATTAGTTCGGCTTCATTCCAACCTAGCCGATGAAATTGGTCGCTATCGAAATGAAATTCACGCCTTACTTTTTGTTATATTTCCAGAATATACTCAGGTCTTTGCTGACCCCTGCCGCCCCACTGCCCTGTCCTTATATCCTAGCCGTCAAGCAATTGCAGAAGTTCCTATAGGAATTCTAAGTGCTAAACTCATTGAATTAAGTAACGGTCATTATGGTTTGAAAACCGCTGAACGGCTACTTACATTGAGTAAAAAATCTGCCAGTAGTGGGCTTGCCAGTAATGCCCGTGCCCATGGCTTAGTGATTTTGTGCGACCAATTGCTACATACCCAGGCTAACCTTGAGATTTTAGAAAGTGAAATTGCTCAACTACTGCAAAAAGATGAAGCAGCCAAGAAGTTGGCTGAAATCCCCGAATTTGGACCAAAAACCATCGCAGGGTTACGGGCAGAGCTAGGCGAAGTTGGACGTTTTACCAATTGTAATCAGGTGGTGGCCTACGCTGGGCTAGATTTAACCGTGAAGGAAAGCGGAAAATGGAAAGGCAAGGTGAAACTTTCCAAGCGTGGCAGTGGTCGGTTGCGGCGCCTGTTATACATGGTGGCATTAGTCAGTTTGCGTCTTAAAGTATCTGCCTTTGGGGACTATTACCGCGAATTAAGGAAGCGTGGCATGAATGGGCGCAGTGCATTGATGGCGGTTATGCGTAAGATGTTAATCACAGCTTACTCTTTGTTAAAGAACGACAGCACCTTCGACCCGAAAAAAGTCTGGATCGGTGCTAAGTTTGTGGCCAAAGAGTTACCATTGGTTGCTCAGGTGGCTTGA
- a CDS encoding GNAT family N-acetyltransferase: MVAAISSNKLFENTARAKNGQQTLTWTVTSATADDRAEIKALFWKLHAFNSALDHRFALSEEWESCFETHLAEIVEGNKAICWLARDKESGKACGMLIAAIHRDSVLWRCREWAEVEALFIENQWRGSGMAEALLETAGEWALEKGQTVVQLYVTASNQRAISFYRREGFVQTQSIMRKVLD, from the coding sequence ATGGTAGCGGCAATCAGTTCAAACAAACTTTTCGAGAACACCGCCCGTGCCAAAAACGGGCAACAAACGCTGACCTGGACGGTGACATCCGCCACCGCTGATGATCGAGCTGAGATCAAGGCGCTTTTCTGGAAATTGCACGCTTTTAACTCTGCGCTGGATCATCGTTTTGCTCTATCCGAGGAATGGGAAAGCTGTTTTGAGACGCACCTAGCCGAAATAGTGGAAGGAAACAAGGCGATTTGCTGGCTGGCGCGCGATAAAGAAAGTGGCAAAGCTTGCGGGATGTTGATCGCGGCGATCCACCGGGATTCAGTTCTCTGGCGGTGCCGGGAGTGGGCAGAAGTAGAAGCGCTCTTTATCGAGAATCAGTGGCGGGGCAGTGGCATGGCTGAAGCTTTGCTAGAAACCGCTGGTGAATGGGCGTTGGAAAAGGGGCAGACGGTAGTGCAACTCTATGTAACCGCCAGCAATCAGCGCGCCATCAGCTTTTACCGCCGCGAAGGTTTTGTCCAAACTCAGTCCATAATGCGCAAGGTGTTGGATTGA
- a CDS encoding glycosyltransferase, whose amino-acid sequence MKILTVTKAALGVGQRKLEELAAIPGVEQLTLIVPPYWEEPRVGRTYLEKLYTSGYELIVEPMTLNGNFHLHFYPGLGKWIKRLRPDIVFMEEESFNLATAHGSWLAEKYGAVSVFFNWANTYREYPPPFKNFESYNFKHTAGALAGNDEARALLRRRGYAGALAVCPQFGVDTTLFQRCEPPTGFKKPGVFTVGYIGRLVPEKGLVTPVEACARLKGDFRLVYIGAGPQKAVIEEAAQRLGIAQKVEFIPAVSSIEIPAYMSGLDALVLPSLTTSNWKEQFGRVLVEAMACETPVVGSSSGEIPYVIGDAGLVFPEGSALALAENLQKLMDDSTLRTELAQRGLERVNANYTQAQVARRHYDLFAQALNTSKNK is encoded by the coding sequence ATGAAAATATTGACCGTTACGAAAGCCGCGCTTGGTGTAGGGCAGCGCAAGCTCGAAGAACTTGCCGCCATACCGGGAGTAGAGCAACTTACTCTTATTGTTCCACCTTATTGGGAAGAACCGAGAGTTGGGCGCACTTACCTAGAAAAGCTTTACACCAGCGGGTACGAACTTATTGTTGAGCCAATGACGCTCAACGGAAATTTCCATCTCCACTTTTACCCCGGTCTAGGAAAATGGATAAAACGCCTTCGTCCCGATATTGTGTTCATGGAGGAAGAGTCGTTTAATCTTGCCACCGCGCATGGTAGTTGGCTTGCGGAGAAATATGGGGCTGTTTCGGTCTTTTTTAACTGGGCTAACACCTATCGAGAGTATCCCCCTCCTTTCAAAAACTTCGAGAGCTACAATTTCAAGCATACTGCGGGCGCACTTGCCGGAAACGATGAAGCCCGCGCCTTACTACGGCGTAGGGGTTATGCTGGGGCGTTGGCGGTTTGTCCTCAGTTTGGGGTAGATACCACCCTATTTCAACGCTGCGAACCACCTACCGGATTCAAAAAGCCGGGTGTATTTACGGTGGGTTATATCGGCAGGCTCGTGCCGGAAAAAGGTTTGGTTACTCCGGTGGAAGCCTGCGCTCGTCTAAAGGGTGATTTCAGGCTCGTATATATCGGTGCAGGTCCGCAAAAAGCGGTTATCGAGGAAGCGGCGCAAAGGCTTGGCATTGCGCAAAAGGTCGAATTTATTCCGGCTGTCAGTAGCATTGAAATTCCCGCTTACATGAGTGGGCTGGATGCGCTTGTGTTACCTTCGCTCACTACCTCGAACTGGAAAGAGCAGTTCGGGCGAGTATTGGTGGAGGCAATGGCTTGTGAAACTCCGGTGGTGGGCAGCAGCAGCGGAGAAATCCCCTATGTGATTGGCGATGCCGGGTTGGTTTTCCCCGAAGGCAGTGCTCTTGCGCTGGCGGAAAACCTACAAAAGCTGATGGATGATAGCACCTTGCGCACAGAGTTAGCACAACGCGGCTTGGAAAGGGTCAACGCCAATTATACCCAAGCTCAAGTAGCACGTCGCCACTATGATTTGTTTGCGCAAGCGCTGAACACCTCAAAGAACAAGTAA
- a CDS encoding DDE-type integrase/transposase/recombinase, translating into MKSTMSYGSKRELLDRVAPRYREANLSQKSLILDEFIATTGYARKYAIRLLTQPQTDPTLTPLTRISRPRPPIYGPAVKDALTTAWAAANFICAKRLVPFLPELILALERHGHLTLTNSLRAQLLSISPATADRLLKAARQADQPHGISTTKAGKLLKHQVPIRTFAEWNEVKPGFLEIDLVAHCGNSAEGSYLYTLTLTDVATGWTECQALLQRSQHTVIQALDRVRLLLPFPILGIDSDNGSEFINNELIAYCEREKITFTRGRPYKKNDQCFVEQKNGAMVRQLIGYDRFEGEKSYRQLAEVYRATRLYVNFFQPSMKLPVKTRKGSSLYRKYDQAQTPFQRLGDAQILTAEAKNQLEEVARALDPVQLLAQLQTLQNAL; encoded by the coding sequence ATGAAATCAACTATGAGTTATGGATCCAAACGTGAACTTCTGGATCGGGTAGCCCCTCGGTATCGGGAAGCTAACCTTTCCCAAAAATCGCTGATCCTCGACGAATTTATCGCTACCACTGGTTATGCCCGTAAATATGCTATTCGGTTACTTACCCAGCCTCAGACTGATCCTACTCTCACCCCACTAACTCGGATTAGCCGCCCTCGCCCACCAATTTATGGTCCAGCGGTTAAAGATGCCCTGACTACTGCTTGGGCCGCCGCTAATTTTATTTGTGCTAAACGATTGGTACCATTCTTGCCAGAACTAATCCTTGCTCTCGAGCGGCACGGTCATTTAACCCTTACCAATTCCCTTCGCGCTCAACTCCTTTCAATTAGTCCAGCTACGGCTGACCGCCTGCTTAAAGCTGCCCGACAAGCTGACCAGCCTCACGGCATTAGTACCACTAAAGCTGGGAAGTTGCTTAAACATCAGGTGCCAATCCGCACTTTCGCCGAATGGAATGAGGTCAAACCCGGTTTTCTGGAAATTGATCTGGTGGCTCATTGTGGCAATAGTGCTGAAGGTAGTTACCTTTACACCCTGACCCTAACCGATGTCGCCACCGGCTGGACTGAATGTCAGGCTTTACTTCAGCGTAGTCAACACACCGTAATTCAGGCTTTAGATCGGGTCCGGCTACTTTTACCTTTTCCAATACTGGGAATAGACTCTGACAATGGAAGTGAGTTTATTAATAACGAGCTGATTGCTTATTGTGAACGGGAGAAAATTACTTTCACCCGTGGGCGACCTTACAAAAAGAATGATCAGTGTTTTGTCGAGCAGAAAAATGGTGCGATGGTACGCCAACTGATTGGTTATGACCGTTTTGAAGGCGAAAAAAGCTACCGGCAATTAGCGGAGGTCTATCGGGCCACGCGGCTCTATGTCAATTTTTTCCAACCCTCGATGAAACTACCGGTTAAAACTCGGAAAGGGAGTAGCCTCTACCGTAAATATGATCAAGCCCAAACTCCCTTCCAACGGCTTGGGGACGCTCAGATACTGACCGCTGAGGCTAAAAATCAGCTGGAAGAGGTAGCCCGTGCTCTTGACCCGGTACAACTTCTGGCGCAACTCCAAACATTACAAAATGCTTTGTAG
- a CDS encoding aminopeptidase, protein MTEINRYPTRHLSDSLKELPFNPDYREGALNAINTCLKVQPGEVMTVVTDEETIEIGASLFEASVKAGAIVTPYVIEDYSTRPMVNMPKPILEAIAKSQVALYAVQSQQGELPARKQFVNIIEQKQIRYAHMVMISPEIMLQGMRADYTVVDSIGSKIHSMVSACHTINCKTAAGTDIEATFDPDIKWIKTCGMITPQIWSNLPAGEVFTAPQNVNGIYVVDGTIGDYFSQKYGNLEEFPITLEIENNRLRSAHCDNKYLQTEFWRYVHLSENSDRIGEWAIGANIGVKKMIYNLLQDEKLPGMHIALGDPYGSQTGADWSAPTHVDAIAKNCNIWVDGNEIMRGGKFTFLAQ, encoded by the coding sequence TTGACTGAAATTAATCGGTATCCTACGCGCCATTTGAGCGACAGCCTGAAAGAATTACCCTTTAACCCTGATTATCGTGAGGGCGCGCTTAACGCGATCAATACCTGCCTTAAGGTTCAACCCGGCGAGGTAATGACGGTTGTAACTGATGAAGAGACAATCGAAATTGGGGCATCGCTGTTTGAGGCTTCCGTAAAAGCAGGCGCAATTGTTACGCCCTATGTAATAGAGGATTACAGCACGCGCCCGATGGTAAATATGCCTAAGCCCATCCTTGAAGCTATTGCCAAAAGTCAAGTGGCGCTTTACGCGGTGCAATCTCAGCAAGGCGAGTTACCTGCCCGCAAACAGTTTGTAAACATCATCGAGCAAAAGCAAATTCGCTATGCCCATATGGTGATGATTTCGCCCGAAATAATGCTGCAAGGTATGCGGGCTGATTACACTGTGGTAGATAGTATTGGGTCTAAAATCCATAGTATGGTATCTGCTTGCCACACTATCAATTGTAAAACCGCTGCCGGAACCGATATTGAAGCTACTTTTGACCCCGATATTAAGTGGATTAAGACCTGCGGGATGATTACCCCGCAAATCTGGTCGAATCTACCTGCCGGAGAGGTTTTCACTGCCCCGCAGAACGTGAACGGCATCTACGTAGTGGATGGCACAATCGGCGATTACTTTTCCCAGAAATACGGTAATCTTGAAGAATTTCCGATTACACTGGAGATTGAAAATAATCGGCTACGTTCGGCGCACTGCGATAACAAATATCTGCAAACCGAGTTCTGGCGTTATGTACATCTGAGCGAGAACAGCGACCGCATTGGGGAGTGGGCAATCGGGGCTAATATCGGCGTAAAGAAGATGATTTACAACCTGTTGCAGGATGAAAAACTGCCGGGTATGCACATTGCGCTTGGTGACCCCTATGGTAGCCAGACCGGCGCCGATTGGAGCGCACCTACCCATGTGGATGCCATTGCTAAGAATTGCAATATCTGGGTGGATGGCAACGAGATTATGCGCGGCGGCAAATTCACCTTCCTCGCACAATAG
- a CDS encoding YceI family protein, with protein MGWKIEGENTLIEFRVKKFWGLVKVRGKMTMRLANFNLEGVNPGNWSVYAEIDPASVNTGNARRDKHLKTADFFEVERYPLITFRSASIEQSDETHLSVKGGLTIRNITRTVTLDVTLIEESNIEAPQFRAATTLLRRDFGLNFNRMPIGREVEISVQVKALNYSAALHLAKSYESRVGLN; from the coding sequence ATGGGCTGGAAAATAGAAGGTGAAAACACGCTGATTGAGTTCAGGGTTAAGAAGTTTTGGGGGTTGGTTAAAGTCAGGGGAAAAATGACAATGCGACTGGCTAATTTTAATCTTGAGGGGGTCAATCCAGGGAATTGGTCAGTTTACGCCGAGATAGACCCTGCAAGCGTAAATACCGGAAATGCCCGACGCGATAAACACCTAAAAACAGCAGATTTCTTCGAGGTAGAACGCTATCCGCTCATCACTTTCCGAAGCGCCAGTATTGAACAGTCGGATGAGACTCATTTATCGGTAAAGGGGGGGCTTACTATTCGAAATATAACCCGTACGGTAACTTTAGACGTTACCTTAATTGAAGAATCCAATATTGAAGCACCCCAATTCAGGGCAGCAACTACTCTTCTTCGCAGGGATTTTGGCTTGAACTTCAACCGGATGCCCATTGGGCGTGAAGTAGAAATAAGCGTCCAGGTCAAAGCCCTTAATTATTCTGCAGCGCTTCACTTAGCTAAATCCTATGAAAGCCGAGTTGGATTGAACTGA
- a CDS encoding CoxG family protein has protein sequence MIVKEEFIIDCPHADAWEFLSNFPSPILVIPGVIKVTEASPLHYLGAVKVHIGPFNFVFTGNMNITLIDHRTCRVDIDGGATDCMTGAHFKATARTQTLPLGEKRSKVTIEVEVGLGGLLGKMGWYILRPKARQVVQAYAKLVHNDIVSRKRAHHVPALQLAAV, from the coding sequence ATGATTGTTAAGGAAGAATTCATCATCGATTGTCCCCACGCGGATGCTTGGGAGTTTTTATCTAATTTTCCTTCTCCTATTCTTGTCATTCCCGGCGTAATTAAAGTTACCGAAGCTAGTCCACTTCACTATTTAGGTGCAGTGAAGGTTCACATCGGTCCTTTTAATTTTGTGTTTACCGGAAACATGAATATCACCCTGATAGATCACAGAACCTGCCGGGTTGATATTGATGGGGGCGCAACCGATTGTATGACCGGGGCGCACTTTAAGGCTACTGCCAGAACGCAAACCTTACCGTTGGGGGAAAAACGTTCGAAGGTTACGATCGAGGTTGAGGTAGGTCTTGGGGGATTATTGGGCAAAATGGGTTGGTATATATTGCGCCCTAAAGCCCGACAGGTAGTGCAAGCTTACGCCAAATTGGTGCATAATGATATAGTAAGCCGTAAAAGGGCGCATCATGTCCCGGCACTACAATTGGCTGCTGTATAA
- a CDS encoding 6-phosphofructokinase, with product MSKKGNLLIGQSGGATAVINSSLAGALSEALKNDKVGEIYGMLEGVQGLLNDRIVDLRMQAGTPAVLEHLKRTPAAALGMCRLKLGEAEAERVLKILQKHNIRYFIYIGGNDSADTCHRLASLAKAQGYDLYAIGIPKTIDNDLPDMDHCPGYGSIARYITQATRDTSIDTAAAAVVHPVKVLEVMGRNAGWVAASAAMARVNENDPPHLIYTPERGLNPDDFLRDVKRTYALYGYCVAVIGETVKDQHGKPLSGRGEPYFVDSFGHRYYQGPASYLTGLVMKELGLTSRFDKPGTLQRMSMNCVSEVDLEEAWLVGAEGVRLALSEHSDLMVTIQRVNAPNEEYAITTGTTPLLNIAHSERKMPADYINSAGNNVTQAFLDYAKPLIGSAIPDYFHFDKTRLVAKK from the coding sequence ATGAGCAAAAAGGGTAACTTGCTAATCGGGCAATCGGGTGGCGCTACCGCTGTAATAAATAGCAGCTTGGCAGGCGCGCTCAGTGAAGCTCTAAAAAACGACAAAGTCGGCGAAATCTATGGCATGCTCGAAGGTGTGCAGGGTTTATTGAACGACCGCATTGTTGACCTGCGTATGCAAGCAGGCACTCCTGCCGTGCTTGAACATCTCAAACGCACTCCTGCTGCGGCGTTAGGGATGTGCCGCTTAAAATTGGGCGAAGCGGAAGCCGAACGGGTATTGAAGATTTTGCAGAAACACAATATCCGCTATTTCATTTATATCGGTGGCAATGATAGCGCCGATACTTGCCATCGCCTTGCCTCACTGGCGAAAGCGCAAGGTTATGATCTTTATGCAATCGGCATCCCCAAAACCATTGATAATGACCTGCCTGATATGGATCATTGCCCCGGCTACGGAAGTATTGCCCGCTACATTACCCAAGCAACACGCGACACCTCGATAGATACTGCGGCTGCGGCAGTAGTACATCCGGTCAAGGTGCTTGAAGTGATGGGTCGCAACGCCGGGTGGGTGGCTGCCAGCGCGGCTATGGCAAGGGTGAATGAGAATGACCCGCCGCATCTGATTTATACCCCCGAACGTGGCCTAAACCCTGATGATTTTCTGCGGGACGTAAAACGCACCTATGCGTTATACGGCTATTGCGTGGCGGTAATCGGTGAAACGGTCAAGGACCAGCACGGTAAGCCTTTGTCGGGTAGGGGCGAGCCTTACTTCGTGGATAGTTTTGGGCATCGTTATTATCAGGGTCCTGCCAGTTACCTGACCGGGTTGGTGATGAAGGAACTAGGGTTAACCAGCCGTTTTGATAAGCCCGGCACACTTCAGCGCATGAGTATGAACTGTGTGAGCGAGGTTGACTTAGAAGAAGCTTGGTTGGTAGGGGCTGAAGGGGTGCGCTTGGCTCTTTCGGAACACTCTGACTTGATGGTTACTATCCAGCGAGTAAATGCGCCAAACGAGGAATATGCAATAACAACCGGGACAACTCCTCTTTTGAATATCGCGCATAGCGAGCGCAAAATGCCTGCCGATTATATTAATAGCGCGGGCAATAATGTTACTCAGGCTTTTCTTGATTATGCGAAACCGCTAATCGGTAGCGCCATACCGGACTATTTCCACTTCGATAAAACTCGCCTTGTGGCGAAGAAGTAG